The following proteins come from a genomic window of Phacochoerus africanus isolate WHEZ1 chromosome 9, ROS_Pafr_v1, whole genome shotgun sequence:
- the MPIG6B gene encoding LOW QUALITY PROTEIN: megakaryocyte and platelet inhibitory receptor G6b (The sequence of the model RefSeq protein was modified relative to this genomic sequence to represent the inferred CDS: inserted 1 base in 1 codon): MVLVLQLLPLLLSRAQGNPEASLEGRPGDRVNLSCVEVSQPTRWVWAPSFPDCKGLSKGRRRILWTSSNGNPTVSAAQPXVGRLRALGLGIRRLELLLSAGDSGTFTCKGHGKDESRTVLRVLGDPADCKAPEPTRESGYLQILIPLLALGLAAGTRSRGLGLLPAQALAPLTRLDHSPDLLCPPHIVPLVDTEPQRPEEEEEPKIAGDLDQEPSLLYADLDHRALRSPRRLSRVVPAEASTIYAVVV; encoded by the exons ATGGTCCTGGTTCTGCAGCTGCTCCCGCTGCTGTTGTCGAGGGCCCAGGGGAACCCCGAGG CTTCACTGGAAGGCCGCCCCGGGGATCGAGTCAATCTCTCCTGCGTAGAGGTCTCGCAACCCACCCGTTGGGTCTGGGCACCTAGCTTCCCGGACTGCAAGGGCCTGTCCAAAGGCCGCCGCCGGATTCTGTGGACATCATCGAATGGAAACCCCACCGTGTCTGCCGCCCAGC TTGTGGGCCGCCTACGTGCCCTGGGCCTTGGTATTCGGCGGCTGGAGCTGCTCCTCAGCGCGGGGGACTCGGGCACCTTTACTTGCAAGGGCCACGGAAAGGACGAGAGCCGTACGGTGCTTCGCGTGCTGGGGGACCCGGCAGATTGCAAGGCTCCGGAGCCTACCCGCG AGTCCGGATATCTCCAGATTCTGATCCCGCTGCTGGCCCTGGGGCTTGCTGCTGGCACTCGGAGCCGGGGGCTTGGCCTATTGCCTGCGCAG GCGCTCGCCCCCCTCACCCGCCTCGACCACTCCCCAGATTTG CTCTGTCCCCCTCACATAGTTCCACTTGTGGATACTGAGCCCCAGAGgccagaagaggaggaagagcccAAGATTGCAGGGGACCTGGACCAGGAGCCG AGCCTGCTCTACGCAGACCTGGATCATAGGGCCCTCAGAAGTCCGCGCCGTCTGTCCCGGGTGGTCCCTGCTGAGGCCTCCACCATCTATGCGGTTGTGGTTTGA
- the LY6G6D gene encoding lymphocyte antigen 6 complex locus protein G6d isoform X2, with protein sequence MNPVTGILLCALLGAAFGNRMRCYDCGGGGPRGSCQETVTTCQEGERCGFLERKPQPQLGQTKLSGNPSVTLIHHHPTCVAAQHCNKVQTELVGDVTYTTHRDCCVGDLCNSAVASTSASMCIVAAAATALAWFLPGLWRG encoded by the exons ATGAACCCAGTTACCGGGATCCTGCTCTGCGCCCTGCTGGGGGCTGCCTTCG GAAATCGCATGCGGTGCTACGACTGCGGCGGCGGAGGCCCCCGCGGCTCCTGCCAGGAGACCGTGACCACGTGCCAGGAGGGCGAACGCTGCGGCTTCCTGGAGCGCAAACCCCAACCCCAGCTGGGACAGACCAAGCTATCTGGAAACC cCTCAGTGACCTTGATTCATCACCATCCAACCTGCGTGGCAGCCCAACATTGCAACAAAGTGCAGACAGAGTTGGTGGGAGATGTGACTTACACAACCCACAGGGACTGCTGCGTCGGGGACCTGTGCAACAGCGCTGTGGCGAGCACCTCGGCCTCCATGTGCATCGTGGCTGCCGCAGCCACCGCCCTGGCCTGGTTCTTGCCAGGACTGTGGAGAGGGTAG
- the LY6G6C gene encoding lymphocyte antigen 6 complex locus protein G6c isoform X2, with protein MKGLLLLTLSALFCWVSADIRCHSCYKVPVLGCVDRQSCLLEKGHQCITTNVYLGKMWVFSNLRCGTPEEPCREAFNQTSHKLGLTYNTTCCNKDSCNSPAPRPTPALALVLLTSLAGLGLWLLH; from the exons ATGAAAGGCCTTCTGCTGCTCACCCTGTCTGCTCTGTTCTGCTGGGTCTCAG CTGACATTCGCTGTCACTCCTGCTACAAGGTCCCCGTGCTGGGCTGTGTGGACCGGCAGTCTTGCCTACTGGAAAAAGGACACCAGTGCATAACCACGAATGTGTACCTTG GGAAGATGTGGGTTTTCTCCAACCTCCGCTGTGGCACACCAGAAGAGCCCTGTCGGGAGGCCTTCAACCAGACCAGCCACAAGCTGGGCCTGACCTATAACACCACCTGCTGCAACAAGGACAGCTGCAATAGCCCAGCTCCTCGGCCCACTCCGGCCCTGGCCCTGGTCCTCCTCACCTCCTTGGCTGGCCTTGGCCTCTGGCTGTTGCACTGA
- the LY6G6D gene encoding lymphocyte antigen 6 complex locus protein G6d isoform X1, with the protein MNPVTGILLCALLGAAFGKEAAKASVTHAPRPLPAGPPEIPGPAAFFLLLGNRMRCYDCGGGGPRGSCQETVTTCQEGERCGFLERKPQPQLGQTKLSGNPSVTLIHHHPTCVAAQHCNKVQTELVGDVTYTTHRDCCVGDLCNSAVASTSASMCIVAAAATALAWFLPGLWRG; encoded by the exons ATGAACCCAGTTACCGGGATCCTGCTCTGCGCCCTGCTGGGGGCTGCCTTCGGTAAGGAAGCAGCCAAGGCGTCTGTCACACACGCCCCTCGCCCTCTGCCCGCCGGCCCCCCTGAGATCCCAGGTCCAGCAGCCTTTTTTCTCTTGCTAGGAAATCGCATGCGGTGCTACGACTGCGGCGGCGGAGGCCCCCGCGGCTCCTGCCAGGAGACCGTGACCACGTGCCAGGAGGGCGAACGCTGCGGCTTCCTGGAGCGCAAACCCCAACCCCAGCTGGGACAGACCAAGCTATCTGGAAACC cCTCAGTGACCTTGATTCATCACCATCCAACCTGCGTGGCAGCCCAACATTGCAACAAAGTGCAGACAGAGTTGGTGGGAGATGTGACTTACACAACCCACAGGGACTGCTGCGTCGGGGACCTGTGCAACAGCGCTGTGGCGAGCACCTCGGCCTCCATGTGCATCGTGGCTGCCGCAGCCACCGCCCTGGCCTGGTTCTTGCCAGGACTGTGGAGAGGGTAG
- the LY6G6F gene encoding lymphocyte antigen 6 complex locus protein G6f gives MEGQRHTYHNWRVYDVSVFRGSQYSARAADGSPCSVLLCSVVPPRRLDSVTWLEGKSSVKGHSKSFWGDGAALLLVCPGDGLPEPRARRPRIIRCLLPQNKGVSFNLAAATDASPAPCASSAGWDVPWILMLLLIVGQGLTILVLSIMLWRWRVQGARRRDASIPQFKPEIQIYENIHLAHLSPPAPKTR, from the exons ATGGAGGGTCAGCGCCACACGTACCATAACTGGAGGGTCTATGATGTCTCCGTGTTCAGAG GATCCCAGTACTCCGCGAGGGCCGCAGACGGATCCCCCTGCTCTGTCCTCCTGTGCTCTGTGGTCCCCCCCAGACGCCTGGACTCTGTGACCTGGCTGGAGGGGAAGAGTTCCGTGAAGGGCCACTCGAAGTCCTTCTGGGGTGATGGGGCTGCCCTGCTCTTGGTGTGTCCCGGGGATGGACTTCCCGAGCCCAGGGCACGGAGACCCAGAATCATTCGCTGCCTCTTGCCTCAGAACAAAGGGGTCAGCTTTAACCTGGCAG CCGCCACGgatgcctcccctgccccctgtgcCTCTTCTGCAGGCTGGGATGTGCCCTGGATCCTGATGCTCTTGCTCATAGTGGGCCAGGGGCTCACCATCTTGGTCCTCAGCATCATGCTCTGGAGGTGGAGGGTCCAGGGGGCTCGGCGCAGAG ATGCTTCAATTCCTCAGTTCAAACCGGAGATCCAGATCTACGAGAACATCCATTTGGCCCATCTCAG CCCACCTGCCCCTAAGACCAGGTGA
- the LY6G6C gene encoding lymphocyte antigen 6 complex locus protein G6c isoform X1, whose translation MKGLLLLTLSALFCWVSGCRSFSQTPEPLSPAAMGTSSIFLCLLFLGGALGLTTSPARRRLRCYTCSFAKPCYPVPTECQDDEVCGISVGTSEQSEVIERKGCLPSAQCPLQGYVTYWLRSYALRHHCCEQDLCNSAITPQRPPDALLITPLLLSASFTWGGHLLH comes from the exons ATGAAAGGCCTTCTGCTGCTCACCCTGTCTGCTCTGTTCTGCTGGGTCTCAG GGTGCAGATCATTCTCTCAGACGCCTGAGCCCCTGAGTCCAGCCGCCATGGGCACCTCCAGCATCTTCCTCTGCCTTCTGTTCCTGGGTGGGGCACTGG GTCTCACCACCTCCCCCGCCCGGAGACGGCTCCGCTGTTACACCTGCAGCTTTGCCAAACCCTGCTATCCTGTTCCCACTGAATGTCAGGATGATGAAGTTTGTGGCATCAGTGTTGGCACCTCAG AACAGAGTGAGGTCATCGAGCGGAAAGGCTGCCTCCCAAGTGCCCAGTGCCCTCTGCAGGGCTATGTCACCTACTGGTTACGCTCCTACGCTCTGCGGCACCACTGCTGTGAGCAGGACCTGTGCAACTCAGCCATCACGCCGCAGCGGCCCCCCGACGCCCTTCTCATCACCCCGCTTCTCCTCTCAGCCAGCTTCACCTGGGGAGGCCACCTCCTCCACTAG
- the CLIC1 gene encoding chloride intracellular channel protein 1, with product MAEEQPQVELFVKAGSDGAKIGNCPFSQRLFMVLWLKGVTFNVTTVDTKRRTETVQKLCPGGQLPFLLYGTEVHTDTNKIEEFLEAVLCPPRYPKLAALNPESNTAGLDIFAKFSAYIKNSNPALNDNLEKGLLKALKVLDNYLTSPLPEEVDETSAEDEGISQRKFLDGNELTLADCNLLPKLHIVQVVCKKYRGFSIPDAFRGVHRYLRNAYAREEFASTCPDDEEIELAYEQVAKALK from the exons ATGGCTGAAGAACAACCTCAGGTCGAATTGTTCGTAAAG GCTGGCAGTGATGGGGCCAAGATCGGAAACTGCCCCTTCTCCCAGAGACTGTTCATGGTGCTCTGGCTCAAGGGAGTTACCTTCAATGTCACCACTGTGGACACCAAGAG GCGGACTGAGACGGTACAGAAACTGTGCCCAGGGGGACAGCTCCCTTTCCTGCTGTACGGCACTGAAGTGCACACAGATACCAACAAGATTGAGGAATTTCTGGAGGCAGTGCTATGCCCTCCCAG GTACCCCAAGCTGGCAGCTCTGAACCCTGAATCCAACACAGCTGGGCTGGACATATTTGCTAAATTTTCTGCCTACATTAAGAATTCAAACCCAGCTCTCAATGACA ACCTGGAGAAGGGGCTCCTGAAAGCCCTGAAAGTCTTAGACAATTACTTGACATCCCCTCTCCCAGAAGAAGTGGATGAGACCAGTGCTGAGGATGAGGGCATCTCTCAGAGGAAGTTTCTGGATGGCAATGAGCTCACTCTGGCTGACTGCAACCTGTTGCCAAAGCTCCACATAGTACAG gTGGTCTGTAAGAAGTACCGGGGATTCTCCATTCCGGATGCGTTTCGTGGAGTGCATCGATACCTGCGCAATGCCTATGCTCGGGAAGAGTTTGCCTCCACCTGTCCAGACGATGAGGAGATCGAGCTGGCCTACGAGCAAGTGGCCAAGGCCCTCAAATAA
- the DDAH2 gene encoding N(G),N(G)-dimethylarginine dimethylaminohydrolase 2 translates to MGTPGEGLGRCSHALIRGVPESLASVEGAGAGLPSLDLAKAQREHGVLGGKLRQRLGLQLLELPPEESLPLGPLLGDTAVIQGDTALITRPWSPARRPEVDGVRKALQDLGLRIVEMGDENATLDGTDVLFTGREFFVGLSKWTNHRGAEIVADTFRDFAVSTVPVSGPSHLRGLCGMGGPRTVVAGSSEAAQKLLAHALSPLSQAMAVLTDHPYASLTLPDDAAADCLFLRPGLPGVPPFLLHRGGGDLPNSQEALQKLSDVTLVPVSCSELEKAGAGLSSLCLVLSTRPHS, encoded by the exons ATGGGGAcgccaggggaggggctgggccgcTGCTCCCATGCCCTGATCCGGGGGGTCCCGGAGAGCCTGGCGTCGGTGGAGGGTGCGGGGGCTGGCCTCCCGTCCCTGGACCTGGCCAAAGCTCAGAGGGAGCACGGGGTGCTGGGTGGTAAACTGAGACAGCgattggggctgcagctgttaGAACTGCCTCCTGAAGAGTCGCTGCCGCTGGGACCGCTGCTCGGTGACACCGCGGTGATCCAAGGGGATACGGCCCTAATCACGAGGCCCTGGAGCCCCGCCCGCAGGCCGGAG GTCGATGGAGTCCGCAAAGCCCTCCAGGACCTGGGGCTCCGAATTGTGGAGATGGGGGACGAGAACGCGACACTGGATGGCACCGATGTTCTCTTCACCG GCCGCGAGTTTTTCGTAGGCCTTTCCAAGTGGACCAATCACCGTGGAGCTGAGATCGTGGCGGACACGTTCCGG GACTTTGCCGTCTCCACGGTGCCGGTCTCAGGCCCCTCCCACCTGCGTGGCCTCTGTGGCATGGGGGGACCACGCACTGTGGTGGCGGGTAGCAGCGAGGCTGCCCAAAAGCT CCTTGCACAcgccctctctcctctctcccaggcAATGGCAGTGTTGACGGATCATCCCTATGCCTCCCTGACCCTCCCAGATGACGCAGCGGCTGACTGTCTCTTTCTGCGTCCTGGGCTGCCGGGAGTGCCCCCGTTCCTCCTGCACCGTGGAGGTGGGGATCTACCCAACAGCCAGGAG GCACTGCAGAAGCTCTCTGACGTCACCCTGGTACCTGTGTCCTGCTCGGAACTGGAGAAGGCGGGCGCTGGGCTCAGCTCCCTCTGCCTGGTGCTCAGCACACGCCCCCACAGCTGA